In [Clostridium] cellulosi, one genomic interval encodes:
- a CDS encoding ribonuclease R (High confidence in function and specificity), whose amino-acid sequence MSTKNLASKVNKILKAKGYRPATVHEIAVKLNIPVKSRAQFFKVLNKMWVDGQIEFTPNGKIISNEKGQNELATILSVGKNGAYARLSEDNTDVFIFPEDLNGAMPSDTVKVKIIKRKGARRQAVVMTIVERGFCEFTGIFHRIGKHAYVVPDAKYKGKIKVNPKETRFINDGEMVFAKMRNYEKRGCEAKATIIKSYGPPDSASACCQSILDRYHARTVFPNEVLDEAKTVSSKFEIDGDRVDLRHLPIFTIDGATAKDLDDAVSVEETENGYRLGVHIADVSHYVKPNSPLDEEAYLRGTSIYFGNSVIPMLPKELSNGICSLNPGEDRLTFSAFMDIDKNGSLVSYKLAKSVIRSRVKGVYSEVNKIFNGEADDELLQKYSEVLPSLKIMRKLAALLRKVRSNRGAFDFETDESEIIIGEDGKAIDIKRRERGEAERLIEEFMLCANEAVATFAFSRKLPFVYRIHEAPEEGKLMELAAALNAAGIDTRAIHPGLKPADIKNVLEKIKGSPKEKALNNVILRSMSKARYSPDCIGHFGLSLKYYCHFTSPIRRYPDLAIHRILSDLLLNKTPEELTKRYNTFVTHASENSSAREIAAMQIEWSCEDAYKAEYMSSHIGEKFTGHVSSVKSFGMYVMLENTVEGLVRIENMPGWYDFDEQNMTLKSRATGKTYTVGDEVNVILAGTDIPSGRIDFTLI is encoded by the coding sequence ATGAGCACAAAAAATTTGGCTTCTAAGGTAAATAAAATTCTAAAAGCAAAAGGTTACAGACCCGCAACAGTGCATGAAATAGCAGTAAAATTAAATATTCCGGTAAAATCGCGGGCTCAATTTTTCAAAGTTCTGAATAAGATGTGGGTAGACGGTCAAATAGAATTCACGCCGAACGGAAAAATCATCAGCAATGAAAAAGGGCAAAATGAACTGGCGACGATTCTTTCTGTTGGCAAAAACGGGGCATACGCAAGACTTTCCGAAGATAATACTGACGTTTTTATCTTTCCTGAAGATTTAAACGGCGCAATGCCTTCAGACACTGTAAAAGTGAAGATTATAAAGCGGAAAGGCGCCCGCCGTCAGGCAGTTGTTATGACTATTGTAGAACGCGGATTTTGTGAATTCACAGGAATATTTCACAGGATAGGCAAGCATGCGTATGTGGTACCGGACGCGAAATATAAAGGAAAAATCAAGGTTAATCCCAAAGAAACGCGTTTCATCAATGACGGAGAAATGGTATTCGCAAAAATGCGAAACTATGAGAAACGCGGATGTGAGGCAAAAGCTACAATCATCAAATCCTATGGGCCGCCAGACAGTGCCAGTGCTTGCTGCCAGTCTATTCTTGACAGATACCACGCAAGGACAGTTTTCCCGAACGAAGTTTTAGACGAGGCTAAAACGGTTTCGAGCAAATTTGAAATTGATGGTGACAGAGTCGATTTACGGCATCTTCCGATTTTCACAATTGACGGGGCAACGGCAAAGGACCTTGACGACGCCGTCTCGGTGGAGGAGACTGAAAACGGTTACAGGCTCGGCGTCCATATCGCGGACGTGTCACACTATGTAAAGCCCAATTCACCACTTGATGAGGAGGCATATCTGAGGGGAACGTCCATCTATTTTGGCAACTCAGTAATCCCCATGCTTCCAAAAGAGCTTTCAAACGGCATATGCTCCCTTAACCCGGGAGAAGACAGGCTGACTTTCTCGGCTTTCATGGATATTGACAAAAACGGTTCGCTGGTATCGTATAAACTGGCAAAGTCCGTTATCAGGTCAAGGGTCAAGGGCGTTTACAGCGAGGTCAACAAGATTTTTAACGGTGAAGCCGATGACGAACTGCTGCAAAAATACAGTGAAGTTTTGCCGTCACTTAAAATAATGCGGAAGTTAGCCGCTTTGCTGCGTAAGGTGCGCTCAAACAGGGGAGCTTTCGATTTTGAGACCGATGAATCGGAAATAATAATAGGTGAGGACGGCAAAGCGATAGACATCAAAAGGCGTGAACGCGGTGAAGCCGAACGCCTGATAGAAGAATTCATGCTGTGTGCGAATGAGGCTGTCGCGACATTTGCCTTTTCCCGGAAGCTGCCTTTTGTTTATCGTATCCATGAGGCACCTGAAGAGGGAAAACTAATGGAACTTGCGGCGGCGTTAAATGCCGCGGGCATAGACACAAGGGCAATACACCCGGGCCTTAAACCCGCCGATATTAAAAATGTACTTGAAAAGATAAAAGGTTCTCCCAAAGAGAAAGCGCTGAACAATGTCATTCTGCGCTCAATGTCAAAAGCGCGTTATAGCCCTGATTGTATCGGCCACTTCGGGTTGTCGCTCAAGTATTACTGCCATTTTACCTCGCCGATAAGGCGTTATCCCGACCTTGCAATTCACCGTATTCTCAGCGACCTGCTGCTCAATAAAACCCCTGAAGAGCTTACTAAACGCTACAACACCTTTGTGACGCATGCGTCCGAAAACTCATCTGCACGCGAGATTGCCGCAATGCAGATAGAGTGGAGCTGCGAGGACGCGTACAAAGCCGAGTATATGTCGTCACATATCGGCGAAAAGTTTACAGGGCATGTTTCATCGGTCAAGAGCTTTGGGATGTATGTAATGCTGGAGAATACAGTGGAAGGCTTAGTCAGAATAGAAAATATGCCGGGCTGGTATGACTTTGATGAACAGAATATGACGCTAAAAAGCAGGGCTACAGGAAAGACGTATACCGTCGGCGACGAGGTAAATGTCATACTGGCTGGCACTGACATCCCGTCAGGACGTATTGATTTCACATTAATTTGA
- the hprT gene encoding Hypoxanthine-guanine phosphoribosyltransferase (High confidence in function and specificity) has product MLNDLAEILLTKEEIEKKVAELGEKISEDYKDKNLLLVGILKGCVVFMSDLMKHITIPARIDFMSVSSYGAGVKSSGVVKIIKDLDNPIQGYDVLIVEDILDSGLTLHYIIDLLKSRNPNSIRICTLLDKPYSRKVEVKTDYCGFEIPDKFVIGYGLDYAEKYRNLPFVGVLKPEIYEK; this is encoded by the coding sequence TTGTTAAACGATCTTGCTGAAATACTTCTTACTAAAGAAGAAATTGAAAAAAAAGTTGCTGAACTCGGAGAAAAGATAAGTGAGGACTATAAGGACAAAAATCTGTTATTAGTAGGTATCCTTAAAGGCTGCGTTGTTTTTATGTCTGATTTGATGAAACATATCACTATTCCTGCGCGCATTGATTTCATGTCCGTTTCAAGTTATGGCGCGGGCGTGAAAAGCTCAGGGGTGGTTAAAATAATTAAAGACTTGGATAATCCGATCCAAGGATATGATGTTTTGATTGTAGAAGATATACTCGACAGCGGGCTTACTTTGCATTACATTATAGATTTGCTTAAATCGAGAAACCCGAATAGTATAAGAATTTGCACGCTTCTTGATAAACCTTATTCCCGCAAAGTTGAAGTCAAGACAGATTATTGTGGGTTTGAAATCCCAGATAAATTTGTTATCGGCTATGGGCTGGACTATGCGGAAAAATACCGCAACCTGCCTTTTGTCGGAGTCCTGAAACCGGAGATATATGAAAAATAA
- a CDS encoding hypothetical protein (Family membership) gives MSDQEGIKSVIERYCPVVKHNVAVEVTRCGNKELGSSCLNKANCEKQNGGCSNSFIN, from the coding sequence ATGTCAGATCAAGAAGGAATTAAGTCTGTGATTGAAAGATACTGCCCGGTGGTTAAACACAATGTAGCCGTTGAAGTAACACGATGCGGTAATAAAGAGCTCGGCTCCAGTTGTCTCAACAAAGCTAACTGTGAAAAGCAAAATGGCGGCTGCTCAAACAGTTTTATAAATTAA
- a CDS encoding putative membrane protein (Hypothetical protein), with translation MTAFQIVVSIILFIFSVVLVIIVLSQQGKDPYLGNAIAGGAAESFLGKNKARTIDSMLTKITRVIAVIFIALTVILNISQIFFS, from the coding sequence ATGACCGCTTTTCAGATAGTTGTCAGTATAATACTTTTTATCTTTTCGGTTGTACTGGTAATTATAGTCCTTTCACAGCAGGGCAAGGACCCATACCTCGGCAATGCGATTGCAGGCGGTGCTGCTGAATCGTTCCTTGGAAAAAATAAAGCTCGTACTATAGATAGCATGTTAACGAAAATTACCCGCGTTATAGCGGTTATATTTATTGCATTGACCGTTATCCTAAACATATCCCAGATTTTCTTCTCATAA
- the ftsH1 gene encoding ATP-dependent zinc metalloprotease FtsH 1 (High confidence in function and specificity), whose amino-acid sequence MNKKNMRGIAIYIILIIIGILALSLFNQQPAEKKLRYSTIVEYFETNNVKDFTLDLGSGETVITLRDNTKVRYTVPSVEVFLKTVEPIVEQYNEKNPSNRITYDYIQAWQAPWWFSLLPWIIFAVAMIAFWVYIMNQTGGAGGGKVMSFGKARIKQVNDEKKRTTFDDVAGEDEEKEELQELVEFLKNPRKFNELGARIPKGVLLIGPPGTGKTLLAKAVAGEAGVPFFSISGSDFVEMFVGVGASRVRDLFDQAKKNSPCIIFIDEIDAVGRHRGAGLGGGHDEREQTLNQLLVEMDGFGANEGVIIIAATNRPDILDPALLRPGRFDRQVYVGVPDIKGREAILKVHAKGKPLASDVNLKEIAKTTVGFTGADIENLLNEAALLAARRGKKEINMAEIEEATVKVIVGPEKRSRIITEREKRITAFHEAGHAVVTRFLPTQNPVQQISIIPRGRAGGFTLSPPVEDRYYNSKTEMFEEICTLLGGRVAESIAIGDISTGASNDIERATNIARKMVTAYGMSERLGPIVYGSEHDEVFLGRDFAQARNYSENVAAEIDSEIKNIIDEAYEKTRSILQEKKDKLYQIAQYLFTHEKMSGEEFEKYFAEDDNGPGPVGGIQGLADAPIA is encoded by the coding sequence TTGAACAAAAAAAATATGCGCGGTATCGCCATATATATTATCTTGATAATCATAGGCATACTTGCTCTGAGCCTTTTCAATCAACAACCGGCCGAGAAAAAGCTGAGATATTCTACAATTGTAGAATACTTTGAGACGAATAACGTCAAGGATTTTACACTTGACCTCGGCAGCGGCGAAACTGTTATAACTTTGCGCGATAATACCAAAGTAAGATACACCGTTCCAAGCGTTGAAGTATTCTTAAAGACAGTTGAGCCAATTGTTGAACAATATAATGAAAAGAATCCGAGCAACCGTATAACATATGATTACATTCAGGCGTGGCAGGCTCCATGGTGGTTCAGCCTGCTGCCATGGATTATCTTTGCTGTAGCCATGATTGCTTTCTGGGTATATATCATGAATCAGACTGGCGGTGCTGGCGGCGGTAAAGTCATGTCATTCGGGAAAGCCCGAATAAAGCAGGTGAATGATGAAAAGAAGCGCACCACTTTTGACGATGTAGCCGGTGAAGATGAGGAGAAAGAGGAACTCCAAGAACTTGTTGAATTTCTCAAAAATCCTCGTAAATTTAATGAATTAGGTGCGAGAATACCAAAGGGTGTACTGCTTATCGGCCCTCCGGGTACCGGTAAGACCCTGCTTGCAAAGGCTGTCGCCGGTGAAGCAGGCGTGCCGTTCTTTTCAATTTCCGGCTCAGATTTTGTCGAAATGTTTGTTGGTGTCGGCGCGTCGCGTGTCCGTGACCTGTTCGACCAGGCAAAGAAAAATTCACCATGCATTATCTTTATAGATGAAATTGATGCAGTCGGACGCCACCGCGGAGCCGGTCTTGGCGGCGGGCATGATGAACGCGAGCAGACGTTAAACCAGTTGCTTGTTGAAATGGACGGTTTCGGCGCAAATGAAGGCGTAATTATAATCGCTGCGACTAACAGGCCGGATATACTTGACCCGGCGTTGCTGCGCCCTGGACGTTTCGACAGACAGGTTTATGTTGGTGTGCCGGATATAAAGGGCAGAGAGGCGATTCTTAAAGTTCACGCTAAAGGTAAGCCCCTTGCAAGTGATGTCAACCTTAAAGAAATTGCGAAGACAACAGTCGGATTTACCGGCGCAGATATAGAGAACCTCCTCAATGAAGCGGCACTTCTCGCTGCCAGAAGAGGCAAAAAAGAGATAAACATGGCTGAAATTGAGGAAGCTACTGTCAAAGTAATTGTCGGACCGGAGAAGAGGTCAAGGATAATTACCGAAAGAGAAAAACGCATTACTGCTTTCCACGAAGCAGGTCATGCGGTTGTCACAAGGTTCCTTCCGACGCAGAATCCTGTTCAGCAGATTTCAATTATTCCACGAGGACGTGCCGGCGGCTTTACGCTTTCGCCTCCTGTTGAGGATAGATACTATAACTCGAAAACAGAGATGTTTGAAGAGATCTGCACCCTTCTGGGCGGCAGGGTTGCCGAAAGCATTGCTATCGGCGATATCTCAACAGGTGCCTCGAACGATATTGAGCGCGCGACCAATATTGCGCGCAAGATGGTCACTGCTTACGGCATGAGCGAAAGACTTGGGCCGATTGTGTACGGTTCCGAGCATGACGAGGTATTCTTGGGCCGCGATTTTGCTCAGGCGAGAAACTACTCTGAAAACGTCGCGGCTGAGATAGATTCAGAGATTAAGAATATTATCGACGAGGCCTATGAAAAGACCCGTAGTATCCTTCAGGAGAAGAAGGATAAACTCTATCAGATTGCTCAGTACCTGTTTACACACGAGAAAATGTCCGGCGAAGAGTTTGAGAAATACTTCGCTGAGGATGACAACGGCCCTGGACCTGTGGGCGGCATTCAAGGGCTTGCAGATGCGCCTATAGCATAA
- a CDS encoding DNA topoisomerase (High confidence in function and specificity), which produces MAKKKGTGNYDNESITSLKGADRVRKRPGVIFGSDGLEGCEHSIFEILSNSIDEAREGYGNRIIVTRYMDNSVEIEDFGRGVPLDYNKSEQRYNWELVYCELYAGGKYNTQEGESYEFSLGLNGLGACATQYASEYMDVEVKRDGYIYNLHFEHGENIGGLKKRKTSDTTTGTKTRWKPDLQVFTDIAVPLEYYKDTLKRQAVVNAGILFILRNETPNGFETYEFCYQNGIKDYVEEIAGENALTPVQYWTTERRGRDREDKPEYKVKIEVAMCFHNSANMLEYYHNSSWLEHGGAPEKAVRSAFLSQIDAYLKQNNKYLKNESRISFQDIEDCLLLVTSSFSTQTSYENQTKKAITNKFIQEAMTDFLKHSLEVYFIENPADAEKIAAQVLINKRSRENAEKTRLNIKKKLSGGLDLVSRVQKFVDCRTKDVSRRELYIVEGDSALGACKLGRDAEFQAIIPVRGKILNCLKADFGRIFKNDIITDIIKVLGCGVEVRSKANKDLQSFNLDALRWSKIIICTDADVDGFQIRTLILTMLYRLVPTLIEKGYVFIAESPLYEINTKDMTYFAYSDKEKAEIIAQLGNKKYTVQRSKGLGENEPDMMWETTMNPETRRLIKVTPADAKKTEEIFDLLLGDNLTGRKEYIAEKGYMYLDLADVS; this is translated from the coding sequence ATGGCAAAAAAGAAGGGAACTGGAAATTACGACAACGAGTCCATAACATCGCTTAAAGGCGCCGACAGGGTTCGAAAACGCCCGGGCGTTATTTTTGGTTCTGATGGACTTGAGGGTTGTGAACATTCCATTTTCGAAATACTTTCAAACTCCATTGACGAGGCTCGTGAAGGCTATGGAAACCGGATTATAGTTACAAGATATATGGATAATTCCGTTGAGATAGAGGATTTCGGGCGCGGTGTACCCCTTGATTATAATAAAAGCGAACAGCGGTATAACTGGGAACTTGTATATTGTGAATTATACGCAGGCGGAAAATATAACACGCAGGAAGGCGAAAGCTACGAATTCTCACTCGGCCTGAATGGACTCGGTGCCTGTGCAACGCAGTATGCCTCCGAATACATGGACGTCGAGGTAAAAAGGGACGGCTATATTTATAATCTTCATTTTGAGCATGGTGAAAATATCGGCGGCCTTAAAAAGAGAAAAACCTCTGACACAACAACCGGAACAAAAACACGCTGGAAACCCGATCTGCAGGTTTTTACCGATATAGCGGTGCCGCTGGAATATTACAAAGATACATTGAAGCGCCAGGCTGTGGTAAATGCGGGAATTTTGTTTATACTTCGCAATGAAACCCCTAACGGCTTTGAAACCTATGAATTCTGTTATCAAAACGGTATAAAGGATTATGTTGAGGAAATAGCCGGTGAAAATGCGCTGACGCCGGTGCAGTATTGGACGACAGAGCGGCGCGGCCGTGACAGAGAGGACAAGCCCGAGTACAAAGTGAAGATAGAAGTGGCGATGTGTTTCCACAACAGCGCAAATATGCTTGAGTATTACCATAACTCGAGCTGGCTGGAGCACGGCGGCGCTCCGGAGAAGGCAGTCCGTAGCGCTTTTCTGTCTCAGATTGACGCCTATCTCAAACAGAATAACAAGTATCTCAAAAACGAGAGCAGGATAAGTTTTCAGGATATAGAGGATTGCCTGCTCCTCGTAACCTCCTCATTCTCAACGCAGACGTCATATGAGAATCAGACCAAAAAGGCGATAACTAACAAGTTTATTCAAGAAGCGATGACCGATTTTCTCAAGCATTCGCTGGAAGTTTACTTTATTGAAAACCCTGCCGACGCTGAGAAGATCGCCGCTCAGGTACTTATTAACAAAAGAAGCCGCGAGAACGCGGAAAAGACAAGACTGAACATAAAAAAGAAGCTTTCCGGCGGGCTTGACCTTGTAAGCCGCGTGCAGAAATTTGTTGACTGCCGCACAAAGGACGTTTCGCGCCGCGAGCTTTACATTGTTGAGGGCGATTCGGCCCTCGGCGCCTGTAAACTGGGACGCGACGCGGAGTTTCAGGCGATAATACCGGTCAGAGGTAAAATTCTAAACTGTCTGAAAGCAGATTTCGGGCGTATTTTTAAAAACGATATTATAACGGATATTATAAAGGTGCTGGGCTGCGGAGTTGAAGTGCGTTCAAAGGCAAACAAGGATTTGCAGTCCTTCAACCTCGACGCGCTGCGCTGGAGCAAAATAATTATCTGCACCGATGCAGACGTCGACGGTTTCCAGATAAGGACACTGATTCTCACAATGCTATATAGGCTTGTCCCGACACTTATCGAGAAGGGCTATGTATTTATTGCTGAGTCTCCGCTTTATGAGATAAACACAAAAGACATGACGTATTTTGCCTATTCTGATAAGGAGAAGGCTGAAATTATCGCGCAGCTTGGCAACAAGAAATACACAGTTCAGCGTTCAAAAGGCCTTGGCGAAAACGAACCGGATATGATGTGGGAAACCACTATGAATCCGGAGACCAGACGGCTTATTAAAGTAACCCCGGCGGACGCGAAGAAAACGGAAGAAATATTTGACCTATTGCTCGGCGATAACCTTACGGGCCGTAAGGAATATATAGCTGAAAAGGGATATATGTATCTTGATCTTGCCGATGTTAGCTGA
- a CDS encoding putative membrane protein (Hypothetical protein): MNRKTASEIVAGIFVIALGMLTLFKALFGWTLDISAASFWALVIMAVAITSIIHRGVRFYNVVFLIIGGWIIINDLGLLGRHTFLTLVAIIIIAFGMWIVYNAVKASVVGNSTSADMNDFIHFSNSFNNVKIANSSKSFKGGHITSTFGTITIDLSQIAIQSNAIIDISATFGSIIIIMPRNIPYRTDVTPVFGTFINNAPIVPPTNGLPFLMIKGSTVFGTCTLK, encoded by the coding sequence TTGAACAGGAAAACGGCGTCCGAGATTGTTGCAGGTATTTTTGTTATAGCGCTTGGAATGCTTACTCTGTTTAAGGCACTTTTCGGATGGACCTTAGATATATCCGCTGCAAGCTTTTGGGCTTTGGTTATCATGGCGGTAGCAATTACAAGTATAATTCACCGGGGCGTCCGTTTTTATAATGTAGTTTTTCTGATTATCGGCGGCTGGATAATCATAAACGATTTGGGGTTATTGGGCAGACATACCTTCTTAACTCTGGTTGCTATAATCATTATAGCTTTTGGTATGTGGATCGTTTACAACGCCGTAAAAGCGTCGGTTGTTGGAAATAGCACCTCTGCCGATATGAACGATTTTATCCATTTCAGCAACAGCTTTAACAACGTTAAAATAGCCAATTCCTCTAAGAGTTTTAAAGGCGGACATATCACGTCGACTTTTGGAACTATAACAATTGACCTCAGCCAAATAGCGATACAAAGCAATGCGATAATCGATATTTCTGCTACATTCGGTTCTATTATAATAATAATGCCGAGAAACATACCTTATAGGACGGATGTTACACCGGTGTTCGGAACATTCATTAACAACGCCCCCATAGTTCCGCCGACAAATGGACTGCCGTTTCTTATGATAAAAGGTTCAACGGTTTTCGGCACATGTACTTTAAAATAA
- a CDS encoding hypothetical protein (High confidence in function and specificity): MSRRKDSNDREMKKPRGIKAEIKGAGAVIEQPITQTLEINYMPYAMSVIVSRAIPEIDGFKPSHRKLLYTMYQMGLLGGARTKSANVVGQTMKLNPHGDAAIYETLVRLSRGYGALLHPYVDSKGNFGKAYSRDMAYAASRYTEVRLDPICEELFKDIDSDTVDFVDNYDNKMKEPTLLPVTFPSVLVNANTGIAVGMASNICSFNLAEVCETTARLIKDPEHDISSTLKAPDFSGGGIILYDKKAFDEIYETGRGSFKVRSRYTYDKSNNCIEITEIPPTTTVEAIIDKIVELVKENKVKEISDIRDETDLTGLKIAIDLKRGADPDKLMLKLFKLTPLEDSFVCNFNVLIGGMPRVMGVRELLNEWTSFRTNCVRRRLTHNLGKAKNKLHLLKGLSKILLDIDKAVKIIRETEEESEVIPNLMIGFGIDEAQAEFVAEIKLRHLNREYILKRTEEIEKLEQEVREIEDILADSSKILDVIADELQEVAKKYGKPRKTLIMYDVPDDDGILEEEVPDYPVHLFMTKEGYFKKITPQSLRMSGEQKLKEGDEITEEIEATNNSELLFFTDKCQVYKAKASDFDDMKASLLGEYIPAKLGFDEGENVSRMIVTTDYSGYMLFFFANGKVAKVELKSYATKQNRRKLIGAYSDKSPLVLATKIEEDKAFVLTSSAGKMLIVHTGAISPKTTRSTQGVSAMTLKRGQSVISVKEYTDGMFKNPHRYMVKNLPGAGSIPSNDDLAGEQLSFS, from the coding sequence ATGTCCCGCCGCAAAGACAGCAATGACAGAGAAATGAAAAAGCCCCGCGGCATTAAGGCAGAAATAAAGGGCGCGGGTGCTGTAATTGAACAGCCGATAACACAAACACTTGAGATAAATTATATGCCTTATGCGATGAGCGTCATCGTGTCGAGGGCAATACCGGAAATCGACGGATTTAAGCCGTCACACCGCAAACTGCTGTATACAATGTACCAAATGGGGCTGCTCGGCGGTGCGCGCACCAAATCAGCAAATGTTGTAGGGCAGACCATGAAACTTAACCCTCATGGTGACGCTGCTATCTACGAAACGCTTGTGCGCTTATCCCGCGGCTATGGCGCGCTGCTGCATCCGTATGTAGATTCAAAGGGCAACTTCGGAAAGGCTTATTCGCGCGACATGGCATATGCCGCCTCGCGTTATACGGAGGTAAGGCTTGACCCTATCTGCGAGGAGCTTTTCAAAGATATAGACAGCGACACCGTTGATTTTGTAGACAACTATGACAACAAAATGAAAGAGCCGACGCTGCTGCCGGTTACATTCCCGTCTGTGCTGGTCAACGCAAACACAGGTATTGCCGTCGGCATGGCGTCAAACATCTGCTCGTTTAATCTTGCGGAGGTGTGTGAAACAACCGCGAGACTGATAAAAGACCCGGAACACGATATTTCCTCGACCCTTAAAGCGCCGGATTTTTCAGGCGGCGGCATTATTTTGTATGACAAAAAAGCATTCGATGAGATATATGAAACCGGCCGCGGAAGCTTTAAGGTGAGGTCGCGCTATACTTATGACAAATCCAACAACTGTATTGAAATCACCGAAATTCCGCCCACAACTACTGTTGAGGCTATAATTGACAAGATTGTAGAGCTTGTCAAAGAAAATAAGGTCAAGGAAATTTCAGATATACGTGACGAAACCGATCTTACAGGACTTAAGATCGCAATAGACCTTAAGCGCGGAGCTGACCCTGATAAGCTTATGCTGAAGCTGTTCAAACTAACTCCGCTCGAAGATTCCTTTGTATGCAATTTCAATGTTTTAATCGGCGGCATGCCGCGCGTTATGGGCGTAAGGGAACTACTGAATGAATGGACTTCATTCAGGACTAATTGTGTCCGCCGCAGACTGACACATAACCTCGGGAAAGCGAAGAATAAACTGCATTTGCTGAAAGGCTTGTCAAAGATATTGCTGGATATTGACAAGGCTGTTAAGATAATCCGCGAGACGGAAGAGGAAAGCGAAGTCATCCCAAACCTTATGATCGGGTTCGGTATCGACGAGGCTCAGGCAGAGTTTGTTGCCGAAATAAAACTGCGGCATTTAAACCGCGAGTATATCCTAAAGCGGACGGAGGAAATCGAAAAACTCGAGCAAGAAGTACGTGAGATTGAGGATATCCTTGCGGACAGTTCAAAGATTCTTGATGTTATAGCCGATGAACTTCAGGAAGTTGCTAAAAAGTATGGCAAACCGCGCAAAACCCTGATTATGTATGATGTTCCCGATGACGACGGCATATTAGAAGAAGAGGTACCTGATTATCCGGTGCATCTCTTTATGACAAAAGAGGGCTATTTCAAGAAGATTACGCCCCAGTCGCTCAGAATGTCTGGTGAGCAAAAGCTCAAGGAAGGCGACGAGATTACCGAGGAAATTGAGGCGACAAATAACAGCGAGCTTTTGTTCTTTACTGATAAGTGTCAGGTATATAAGGCAAAGGCCTCCGACTTCGATGATATGAAAGCGAGCCTGCTCGGTGAGTATATCCCGGCAAAACTCGGCTTTGATGAGGGCGAAAATGTCAGCCGCATGATAGTGACTACCGATTACTCGGGATATATGCTGTTCTTCTTTGCAAACGGCAAGGTGGCGAAGGTGGAACTGAAGTCATACGCGACAAAACAAAACCGCCGTAAGCTTATCGGGGCTTACAGCGATAAGTCACCGCTTGTGCTGGCCACAAAGATTGAGGAGGATAAAGCATTTGTTCTGACCTCGTCTGCCGGAAAAATGCTTATAGTTCATACCGGCGCCATTTCACCAAAAACCACCCGCAGCACCCAGGGCGTTTCCGCAATGACTTTGAAGCGCGGACAATCGGTCATATCTGTAAAAGAATATACCGATGGCATGTTTAAAAATCCTCACCGCTATATGGTCAAAAACCTGCCGGGAGCGGGTTCTATTCCATCGAATGACGATTTGGCCGGCGAACAGCTTTCTTTTAGCTGA